A region from the Maridesulfovibrio zosterae DSM 11974 genome encodes:
- the epsC gene encoding serine O-acetyltransferase EpsC, whose translation MVSKIGSPLLAEVVEALCEKESYQSVYHMPEHDRPMPSLESLGELVERLQAVLFPGYFGNSEIRPETMRYHIGGNLDVAYRILVEQILRGHCFFCKSDELTCTDCEDNAKLVASEFMASLPEMRRLLATDVQAAYIGDPASKSPGETIFCYPSITALTHHRIAHELYKLKVDLIPRIIGEMAHSKTGIDIHPGAQIGEHFFIDHGTGTVIGETCIIGKNVRLYQGVTLGAKSFPQDDSGNLIKGIARHPIVEDNVIVYSGATILGRVTIGEGSIIGGNVWVTSSVEAGERLLQTK comes from the coding sequence ATGGTTAGCAAGATAGGCAGTCCTTTGTTGGCGGAAGTAGTGGAAGCCCTTTGTGAGAAAGAGTCATATCAATCAGTATACCATATGCCTGAACATGACAGACCAATGCCTTCACTTGAGTCTCTTGGTGAGTTGGTTGAACGTTTGCAGGCAGTCCTTTTTCCCGGTTATTTTGGCAACTCAGAGATTCGTCCGGAGACTATGCGCTATCATATCGGTGGCAATCTTGATGTTGCCTACCGTATACTTGTAGAACAGATTTTGCGTGGTCATTGTTTTTTCTGTAAATCAGATGAACTTACCTGCACTGACTGTGAAGATAATGCCAAGCTTGTCGCTTCCGAATTTATGGCTTCACTGCCTGAAATGCGTCGTCTGCTGGCAACGGATGTTCAAGCCGCGTATATTGGTGATCCTGCATCCAAAAGTCCGGGAGAAACAATTTTCTGCTACCCTAGCATCACCGCTCTTACACATCACCGTATAGCTCACGAGCTTTATAAGTTAAAGGTTGATCTGATTCCGCGTATTATCGGAGAAATGGCTCACTCCAAAACTGGAATTGATATTCACCCCGGTGCGCAGATAGGAGAACATTTTTTCATCGATCATGGTACTGGAACCGTAATTGGTGAAACCTGTATTATAGGCAAAAATGTCCGCCTGTATCAGGGGGTAACTCTTGGGGCGAAAAGCTTTCCGCAGGATGATTCAGGCAACCTGATCAAGGGCATTGCACGCCATCCAATTGTGGAAGATAATGTGATTGTCTATTCTGGAGCAACTATTCTTGGACGGGTTACTATCGGTGAAGGCTCTATAATCGGCGGTAATGTATGGGTGACCAGTTCTGTTGAGGCTGGAGAAAGGCTTTTGCAAACCAAGTAG
- the cysK gene encoding cysteine synthase A, translating to MKIHNSMISLVGGTPLVRLNKVSEGCKAQVVAKLEFFNPCSSVKDRIGVSMIEEAEKRGAIQAGATIVEPTSGNTGIGLAFVCAVKGYKLILTMPESMSQERKDLLKGFGAELVLTPAAKGMTGAVNKAKEIAENDHSVFLPMQFANTDNPLAHRNYTVNEIWEDTDGKIDIFIAGVGTGGTITGVGEELKKRNSEIKVIAVEPAKSPVLSGGSAGPHGIQGIGAGFVPDVLETEIIDEVYKVADEESLAMARRLIQEEGILCGISAGAAACAAIEVAKREENKDKLVVFIVPDTGERYLSTALFKD from the coding sequence ATGAAAATTCATAATTCTATGATTTCTTTGGTGGGGGGGACCCCACTGGTCAGGTTGAATAAGGTCAGCGAAGGCTGTAAGGCTCAGGTCGTTGCCAAGCTTGAATTTTTTAATCCTTGTTCTTCTGTAAAAGACCGTATCGGTGTTTCTATGATTGAGGAGGCCGAGAAGAGGGGAGCTATTCAGGCCGGTGCTACCATTGTAGAACCTACAAGCGGTAATACCGGAATCGGGTTGGCTTTTGTCTGTGCGGTCAAAGGGTATAAACTCATTTTAACCATGCCTGAATCAATGAGCCAGGAACGCAAGGATCTACTCAAAGGTTTTGGGGCTGAATTGGTGCTTACTCCTGCCGCGAAGGGTATGACCGGTGCAGTTAATAAAGCGAAAGAGATAGCGGAAAATGATCACTCCGTTTTTTTACCTATGCAGTTTGCTAATACTGATAATCCGCTCGCACATCGTAACTACACCGTTAATGAAATATGGGAAGACACAGACGGTAAGATAGACATTTTTATTGCAGGTGTCGGCACCGGTGGAACAATTACCGGTGTAGGTGAGGAGCTGAAGAAACGTAATTCTGAAATAAAGGTGATTGCAGTTGAACCTGCAAAGTCTCCTGTTCTTTCCGGTGGAAGTGCCGGCCCGCATGGTATTCAAGGAATTGGCGCAGGTTTTGTGCCTGATGTCCTTGAAACAGAGATTATTGATGAAGTTTATAAAGTTGCGGATGAAGAATCTCTGGCAATGGCGCGCAGACTTATTCAGGAAGAGGGTATTTTGTGCGGAATATCTGCCGGAGCAGCAGCCTGTGCGGCAATTGAAGTTGCAAAACGTGAAGAAAATAAAGATAAGCTGGTGGTATTTATTGTTCCCGATACAGGGGAGCGTTATTTGAGTACTGCACTTTTCAAGGATTAA
- the nifS gene encoding cysteine desulfurase NifS produces the protein MNSVYLDNNATTMVAPEVREAMLPLLGEEYGNPSSMHGLGGRSGLYLSQAREKVAAGLGCDPDEIIFTSCGTESDNTSIFSALESQPEKRHIITTRVEHPAVLNVAKHYERKGYAVTYLGVDSKGHFDLEQYRAAIRPDTALVSVMYANNESGVISPIEEMVDIAKEHNVLFHTDAVQAVGKIPIDLKKLPVDYLALSGHKIHAPKGVGVMFLRRNTPFRPFMLGGHQESGRRGGTENLSGIVGLGTAMELAVKHIEEENTRVRALRDRLGKGLMSAIPDSIINGDTEQRLPNTLSIAFKFIEGEAMLLMLDQFGICASSGSACTSGSLEPSHVLRAMGVPFTYAHGSLRFSLSVYNTDADIDIVLKELPPVISRLRQMSPFRRGDEGLDWADSHAH, from the coding sequence ATGAATTCTGTTTACCTCGATAACAATGCCACAACTATGGTAGCACCTGAGGTGCGAGAAGCTATGTTGCCTTTACTGGGCGAAGAGTATGGTAATCCTTCTTCTATGCATGGACTTGGAGGCCGTTCAGGATTGTACCTGTCTCAGGCCCGTGAAAAGGTTGCCGCCGGACTCGGGTGTGATCCTGATGAAATTATTTTTACCTCTTGCGGAACCGAGAGTGATAATACTTCTATTTTCTCAGCTCTCGAATCTCAGCCTGAGAAGAGGCATATTATTACCACCCGTGTAGAACATCCAGCAGTACTTAATGTTGCCAAGCACTATGAACGCAAGGGCTACGCAGTTACTTACCTCGGTGTTGATTCCAAGGGACATTTTGATCTTGAGCAGTACCGGGCAGCGATCAGGCCCGATACCGCTCTTGTGTCTGTAATGTATGCAAATAATGAGTCAGGAGTAATTTCTCCCATTGAAGAGATGGTGGACATAGCCAAGGAGCATAATGTTCTTTTTCATACCGATGCAGTACAAGCTGTAGGTAAAATACCCATTGATCTCAAGAAACTGCCCGTTGATTATCTTGCTCTATCCGGACACAAGATTCATGCCCCCAAGGGAGTAGGTGTAATGTTTTTGCGCCGCAATACTCCTTTTCGTCCATTTATGCTCGGAGGACATCAGGAAAGCGGTCGCAGGGGAGGTACTGAGAATCTTTCAGGTATTGTAGGCCTTGGAACTGCAATGGAGCTTGCTGTAAAGCATATTGAGGAGGAGAACACCCGTGTACGGGCTCTGCGTGATCGCCTTGGAAAAGGGCTTATGTCCGCTATTCCGGATTCCATTATCAACGGAGACACGGAACAGAGGCTTCCCAATACCCTCTCTATTGCTTTCAAGTTTATTGAAGGCGAGGCCATGCTGCTCATGCTTGACCAGTTCGGTATCTGTGCCAGTTCCGGATCTGCCTGTACTTCCGGATCCCTTGAACCTTCACATGTTTTGAGAGCCATGGGAGTACCGTTTACTTATGCCCACGGCTCATTACGTTTTTCATTATCTGTATACAACACTGATGCGGATATAGACATCGTGCTTAAGGAACTCCCCCCTGTCATCAGCAGGTTGCGTCAGATGTCTCCGTTTCGTCGTGGTGATGAAGGTTTGGACTGGGCTGACAGTCACGCCCATTAG
- the nifU gene encoding Fe-S cluster assembly protein NifU yields the protein MWEYTDKVREHFLDPKNAGTIENADAVGEVGSLSCGDALRLFLKIDEDGRIEDAKFQTFGCASAIASSSILTEMIKGMTIEEAENVSNKEIAEALGGLPKEKMHCSVMGQEALEDAIRKYRGLDAAPAPEGEIVCKCFGVTDLQIKRAVLENNLTTLDEVTNFTKAGGGCEECHGRIQEIITEVRTGKIAEPASVQEKPAKLTNLKRFQLVTKTIEEEIRPSLHKDGGDIELIDIEGTEVIVSLRGSCVGCPSSGHTLKGFVERRLKETVEEAITVREA from the coding sequence ATGTGGGAATATACAGATAAGGTAAGAGAACATTTTTTGGACCCTAAGAATGCAGGAACTATCGAAAACGCTGATGCTGTGGGCGAAGTAGGGTCCTTATCCTGCGGGGATGCCTTGCGTTTGTTCCTCAAGATTGATGAGGATGGACGTATTGAAGATGCGAAGTTTCAAACTTTTGGATGTGCAAGCGCGATCGCATCGAGTTCCATCCTAACTGAAATGATCAAAGGCATGACAATAGAGGAAGCTGAAAACGTTTCTAATAAGGAGATTGCTGAGGCCCTTGGTGGTTTGCCGAAGGAAAAGATGCACTGTTCCGTCATGGGACAGGAAGCTCTTGAGGATGCTATCCGTAAGTATCGTGGCCTTGATGCTGCCCCTGCGCCTGAGGGGGAAATAGTCTGTAAGTGTTTTGGCGTAACTGATCTACAGATTAAGCGTGCCGTTCTTGAAAATAATCTGACTACTCTTGATGAAGTTACCAACTTCACCAAGGCTGGAGGAGGTTGTGAAGAGTGTCATGGCCGTATTCAGGAGATTATTACTGAAGTTCGCACTGGAAAGATTGCTGAACCTGCTTCTGTTCAGGAAAAGCCTGCTAAGCTGACAAATCTCAAGCGGTTTCAGCTTGTAACCAAGACTATTGAAGAAGAAATTCGTCCATCTCTCCACAAGGACGGCGGGGATATCGAACTTATCGACATTGAAGGTACTGAGGTTATTGTTTCTTTGCGCGGATCGTGTGTCGGTTGTCCTTCCAGCGGGCATACTCTTAAGGGGTTTGTTGAACGCAGACTTAAGGAAACTGTTGAAGAAGCTATAACTGTGCGGGAGGCCTAG
- the buk gene encoding butyrate kinase, translating into MAFRILIINPGATSTKVAIFSNDKICFDAELSHSRESIDAYSTVMDQKDFRIAAVLDLIKGEIKQKLPDMIVGRGGLLRPIPGGPYSINSDMISDLGSSRYGAHACNLGAIIASELAGKWGVPSMIMDPVVTDEMDPVAKVTGLPEIKRRTAFHALSQRGVARSVAEKLGVDYDKSKFIVTHMGGGMSIGAHRNGKIIDVTNALDGEGPFSPERSGTLPILPVLDLIEAGTYSFAEMRKTITSGCGLLALLGTNDLREVESRIKNGDKEAKFVFDALTYNISKYICSFIPALMKGDKSKSPIGAIILTGGLARSNMLVRAVDDLVGFIAPVHVVTGLEEMEVMGRGGQDVLTGKLQAQTYAAV; encoded by the coding sequence ATGGCTTTCAGAATTTTAATAATTAATCCCGGGGCTACTTCCACTAAGGTTGCAATTTTCAGTAATGATAAAATATGTTTTGACGCTGAACTGAGTCATTCGCGGGAAAGTATAGATGCATATTCAACTGTAATGGATCAGAAGGATTTCCGCATTGCTGCTGTATTGGATCTGATTAAAGGTGAGATTAAGCAGAAGTTGCCGGACATGATTGTCGGGCGTGGTGGCTTGCTGAGACCTATTCCAGGAGGTCCGTATTCTATAAACAGTGATATGATATCCGATCTTGGCAGTTCAAGATACGGAGCGCATGCCTGCAATCTAGGTGCGATCATTGCCAGTGAACTTGCGGGAAAATGGGGCGTTCCATCCATGATTATGGACCCCGTTGTTACGGATGAGATGGACCCTGTTGCAAAGGTGACGGGGCTGCCTGAAATCAAAAGACGCACTGCTTTTCATGCCTTGAGCCAGCGAGGTGTTGCTCGGAGTGTGGCTGAAAAACTCGGCGTAGATTACGATAAGAGTAAATTTATTGTCACTCACATGGGGGGGGGCATGTCCATAGGTGCACATCGTAATGGGAAAATCATTGATGTTACAAATGCTCTTGATGGGGAGGGGCCGTTCAGTCCAGAGAGATCAGGTACCTTGCCTATTCTTCCTGTCCTTGATCTGATTGAAGCTGGCACATATTCATTTGCGGAAATGCGTAAGACCATAACTTCCGGTTGCGGTTTGCTCGCTTTGCTTGGGACAAATGATTTGCGGGAGGTTGAATCCCGTATAAAGAATGGTGATAAGGAAGCTAAATTTGTTTTTGATGCACTTACCTACAATATCAGCAAGTATATATGCTCTTTCATTCCAGCTCTTATGAAAGGGGATAAATCCAAAAGTCCAATTGGTGCAATCATCCTTACCGGGGGGCTTGCAAGAAGTAATATGTTAGTTCGTGCTGTTGATGATCTTGTTGGGTTTATTGCTCCAGTTCACGTTGTTACAGGTCTTGAAGAGATGGAAGTCATGGGGCGGGGTGGCCAGGATGTGCTTACCGGTAAGCTTCAGGCACAGACATATGCCGCTGTATAG
- a CDS encoding TetR/AcrR family transcriptional regulator, translating to MTLKVVPINTLTATRRKILHAAYKCAAKYGFNKLNIDEIALKAGVSRKILYSYFNGLENMMAELGGSGIYWPTTEELLANAPSEFPDIEPEKQVGAFFIALRRTLETRPDTLRLLTWEMLERGPVSDELEDVRVRTALEFFEHMNQDVPDDVDLAAAVALLGGGISYLAIRSLNTKTFGGVSLQDEVGWNRMEKAMHQMLRGLLYHDGE from the coding sequence ATGACATTAAAAGTTGTTCCTATAAATACTCTCACAGCTACCCGCAGAAAAATACTTCACGCTGCTTACAAGTGTGCAGCAAAATATGGATTCAACAAACTGAATATAGACGAAATTGCATTGAAAGCAGGCGTTTCACGTAAAATACTTTACAGTTACTTCAACGGGCTTGAAAATATGATGGCAGAACTGGGAGGATCAGGTATTTACTGGCCTACCACAGAAGAGTTGCTTGCAAATGCCCCTTCAGAATTTCCAGATATAGAACCTGAAAAACAGGTCGGGGCTTTTTTTATCGCCCTTCGTCGAACTCTTGAAACAAGACCGGATACTCTGCGTCTGCTGACATGGGAAATGCTGGAACGGGGTCCAGTTTCAGATGAACTGGAGGACGTTAGAGTCAGAACGGCTCTGGAGTTCTTCGAACACATGAACCAGGATGTTCCCGATGATGTAGACCTTGCCGCAGCCGTTGCTCTGCTTGGAGGAGGTATTTCCTATCTTGCCATCCGATCACTTAATACTAAAACATTTGGCGGAGTAAGCTTGCAAGATGAAGTCGGTTGGAACCGTATGGAAAAAGCGATGCATCAAATGCTGCGCGGCCTTCTCTACCATGACGGTGAATAG
- a CDS encoding TetR/AcrR family transcriptional regulator, translating to MKGKNKKDAILYAAQETFGRYGYAGTTVKMISERAGVAFGLVSHYFGSKEELFVTAGVALVDDLMEYLNEEMRRAKSGIEGIQLFMKSYLSYTLQHRNTFPVLLRCSPFSDVQIDMDRTKISIKFQQLLNIIRECVERGIEDGSIRDISIDDTTTIVYSNIVGTVRTRFLSPYDLPNLYEETTEFVVRSIKSRD from the coding sequence ATGAAAGGTAAAAACAAAAAAGACGCAATCTTATATGCTGCGCAAGAGACATTTGGTCGATATGGCTATGCAGGTACCACTGTAAAAATGATCTCTGAACGCGCAGGAGTGGCTTTCGGACTGGTTTCACATTACTTCGGCAGCAAAGAAGAACTGTTTGTCACAGCCGGAGTTGCTCTGGTTGATGATCTTATGGAATACTTGAACGAAGAAATGCGAAGAGCAAAATCGGGAATTGAAGGGATACAACTTTTCATGAAAAGTTATCTCAGCTACACCTTGCAACATCGTAATACCTTCCCAGTTCTGTTACGTTGCTCTCCATTTTCCGATGTGCAAATAGACATGGACCGCACTAAAATATCAATAAAGTTCCAACAACTACTGAATATAATCAGAGAATGTGTAGAACGAGGAATTGAAGACGGTTCTATCAGAGATATATCGATTGATGATACTACTACAATTGTCTATTCAAATATTGTCGGTACAGTCAGAACTCGTTTCCTCTCTCCATATGATTTACCGAACCTATACGAAGAAACAACAGAATTCGTAGTCCGTAGCATTAAATCAAGAGATTAA
- a CDS encoding DUF1007 family protein, whose product MKVKIKHLVFKSGITLLILLTMVSVLSVSQKAQAHPHVFVDCSLTFEFDADGLKGIRQKWWFDEMFATMILGDFDQNHDNILTPQEAKELEQGAFINLKNFDYFTHIYVDGLPIKSVDATEFKPTIEDSTLVYNFFVPLKISKDKRKHVAMVAIYDESFYTSFQMDPKNKLANQPAGYTTTLNLEPVPDMAYFHSQIIPEAVIFTMLPQ is encoded by the coding sequence ATGAAAGTAAAAATCAAGCATCTGGTGTTTAAATCTGGAATAACTTTATTGATCCTGCTTACTATGGTCTCAGTACTGTCTGTTTCCCAAAAAGCACAAGCCCATCCACATGTATTTGTTGACTGCTCACTTACCTTTGAATTTGATGCAGATGGATTAAAAGGGATACGCCAGAAATGGTGGTTTGATGAAATGTTTGCAACTATGATTCTTGGTGACTTTGACCAGAATCACGACAATATACTCACCCCGCAGGAAGCGAAAGAATTGGAACAAGGTGCTTTTATCAATCTGAAGAACTTTGACTATTTCACACACATATACGTAGATGGATTGCCTATCAAATCCGTCGATGCCACTGAGTTTAAACCTACAATTGAAGACTCAACCCTTGTTTACAATTTTTTTGTTCCCCTTAAAATTTCCAAAGATAAACGCAAGCATGTCGCAATGGTCGCCATCTATGATGAAAGCTTTTACACTTCTTTTCAGATGGATCCCAAAAATAAACTTGCGAACCAGCCAGCCGGTTATACTACCACCCTCAATCTGGAACCTGTACCTGATATGGCCTACTTTCATAGCCAAATTATCCCGGAAGCAGTTATATTCACCATGCTCCCCCAATAA
- a CDS encoding nickel/cobalt transporter: MAKAQCATNPFLTKQNQDHSQTQSSIEKSSRFAVKTRSSKNSAGLYEEVLTRITLIQKEIRTKLTGFAKNIKINPFGKSLWLFMSFAFAYGIVHAVGPGHGKSVVCAYFISRGGSMLAASLMSWVITLVHVGSAAFAVSLAYLFFSSGMSGFESFNYHLQTGSYALVALIGVWLVIGAMRSFARNGTQRCCQPHQQDSFKEIITVAFFTGIVPCPGAAIILVYTLSTGILWAGLIAMFFLATGMAVTTSLFAFTAAKTRCILDKTASNKLTRLYSIFALTGALVIMFFGAIMLAAHLS; the protein is encoded by the coding sequence GTGGCTAAAGCCCAATGTGCCACCAATCCTTTTTTAACAAAACAAAATCAGGATCATAGCCAAACCCAATCCTCCATAGAAAAATCATCCCGTTTTGCTGTAAAAACTCGGAGCAGCAAAAATTCTGCAGGACTTTATGAAGAAGTTCTGACCAGAATAACGCTAATACAAAAGGAAATCAGAACAAAGCTGACTGGTTTTGCAAAAAATATTAAGATAAATCCCTTTGGAAAATCTCTCTGGCTGTTTATGTCATTTGCCTTTGCCTACGGGATAGTACACGCCGTAGGCCCTGGTCACGGAAAGTCGGTTGTTTGCGCATATTTTATTTCTCGCGGCGGTTCTATGCTGGCTGCCTCACTTATGTCATGGGTAATAACCCTTGTACATGTCGGATCAGCAGCCTTTGCTGTCTCTCTTGCCTATCTTTTTTTCAGCAGTGGCATGTCTGGATTTGAAAGTTTCAACTATCACCTTCAGACTGGCAGTTACGCATTAGTAGCCTTAATTGGAGTATGGCTTGTTATCGGGGCTATGCGCTCTTTCGCTCGTAACGGCACACAGCGGTGTTGTCAGCCTCACCAACAGGATTCTTTTAAAGAAATTATAACTGTTGCTTTTTTTACGGGGATTGTACCCTGCCCCGGAGCTGCAATTATACTTGTCTACACACTGTCAACAGGAATACTCTGGGCTGGACTTATTGCTATGTTTTTTCTTGCCACAGGAATGGCAGTAACCACTTCACTGTTCGCATTTACAGCTGCCAAAACCCGCTGTATTTTGGACAAGACTGCATCCAATAAACTTACACGTCTTTATTCAATTTTTGCTCTTACAGGTGCTCTGGTTATTATGTTTTTCGGGGCCATTATGCTCGCAGCCCATCTTAGCTAA